The sequence ccacatcaacttgtaccgaacatgcctaaattattaatatatgcctctatacctttaattccttCTAACTCATTTAAGGTGTAAATAtaaaaagtcattcagaaaacttttccggctgtgaactttaagttgatagaaaaaattcCTAAAACTCTGgtttctttgttctcccacaaagataaacttccgactttgatgcggtctttggtggtatattgctttacttgcccgaaatgtaagatcgggaaatacgagGGAGCCACCAAAatattgctcaaagtcagaatcgattctcatctcggagtcagtcaccgaacgggatgtactttgaaaacgaaagaattttccaacatacgagaacattgtaataaatgtaaaacatcattttcatataaggattttcgcattatcacccaagcgcccaatgactattctctctctgttttggagtcgttaacaatcaaacCGCTTGTGCCACCATTAAATGGTTAGACTTCAtccacagttctatatattgcATAGTTGacatcctcctttccaaaccagacaccATCACTCAGTTTTTAACTccttagagataggtactaactcaAGCATTCTTcactttctaattatatatatttttctttttttagtttatttttcagatgattataattaacttttatgttgttccatttgtattaatattaatactgattctttttttttatattttgtatattttagagccctgatgatgagacccaaagtctcgaaaatttggaaaatacatgtatgatgccaggatggcttttctccatcctatttatattaaatctaaggCGTTCcggatgccccaaccttcctgtatatatatatatatatatatatatatatatatatatatatatatatatatatatatatatatatatatacatatatatatatttgtatatatatatatatatatatatttatatatatatatatatatatatatatatgtatatatatatatgtatatatatatatatatatatatatatatatatatatatatatatatatatatatatatatatatatatatatatatatatatatagtgccaattttgagtgatttttcttgtataaaggttctttaattttattttatctatgaatatcaatattttcttatatttcttttcattgtaGTCACCtggaagtgttttatttttttttttttgtcaattcaattttctcttttgtacagacACACCGTTCCTCCTTCGATCCTAATCGATGAGTTTGATGAGTCAACCGTAAGATTGTGGAAGAttttcagggaagccattcagcatCTTTATTTCATGATCCTTTGCTGGGTGAATCCCAGATGGGACCGAGGAAgtaacttcaaagactacctcgaaagccaaggggtcaacatcaATGAAGTCAAGAGGAATCTTTCAAAGGATCAAtgggataagttcatgaatccTTCATCACACAATACATGGGACATACCTATGATTTATGCGCTTCTTCGGTTTTCTAGATGTTTAGctggaagaaataatgaaaaatggcaCAAACAAAATGGTTCCGACCCAGAAAGGTCTTTAACCGTCTTGAAGAATAAGTGGAATGAAACAGCCCAAAAACCGAGAATTGACAGAGGATGGTGTTCTGTcataataaatgaattatatgaacttacaataaaaATTCAAGGGAGCTTAAAACTTGTTGTGCTCGGGTATGTAGTAAAccctgaggataaagaagaaatcgaaagagaaatggacagagaTTTTGATACCACACGACAAATGATCCATGAGATAGGAAAgggaggtataggagccgaggtctttgatgatTATCAAAGCGAAATTGACCTCGCAAAAAAGATGAGGTTATTGGAAGAggaaggcttcccttgtttgaagaaaattcttgaaaaattgaaaagcattaatcctctcaacctgataacaggaacctcttctaaccccaacataccagtagagaagatttacacagaaatgaagctagaagaggaaagtggcccctctAGTGTTCttatagaggagatactgaatcatGTACTTCATGACGATCCCAGTcaactcttactgatcaagggaatggcaggtatggggaaaaccacactGGTCAAGAAGATCAATTCTGATTGGCTCAGTAAGAAGGACGACATCGAAGGCCTTAAAGACTATGGCATACTTTTGTATGTAGACTGCAGGGATTCCACTGAATCTTTCAAAGACTTGTTAGTGGCGTATTTTGGAGACGTTCACCGGAGATTCCgagataatgaaattattgatgtgtgtttggcttACAAGTGTCTTCTCATCATAAATGGGTATGGTAAGTTGaatgataaatcatcaaaattattccaagatgttttgacactgaagaaatccaGCAACcttagtgttattgtgacaaccagacctgaatttgaggagagattcaacaatcaagtgaaatctgattacacaactgtgtctacaattagtattgaaggaattccaaaggcgaagagagaagagtttgtatgcaagtattatgcagtattgaGGTCAGGCAATTCTCCCTTGCAATCATTAGAGGAATTGTTgcagtatctgaggaaaacaatgcacactATGCGTGAGGTGTGGgcactacccttaaatctcgctcttgtaacaattctgtggatgattaaaccagaggttataagcaacaacaccactgaagctgagctctactggcaatttcaCCTTTTGTCTCTATCAAAATTGAAGGAGCGTTTGGCGAAATACCCCAAAACAGCTTTCTTACAACCAACTTTAAAGATTAGAACCATGAAATTTATTGAGAAACTATGTTGTGAATCATTCAAAGCATTGCAAaatgatgaaatcaatattccagaatCCACCATCAATAACTTGTCTGCCTTTTGTCATAGTTTGGGATTGCCAGCCGAAGAACTAATTGGtgccttcctgaagaaagtgaccacttcccaaggctcctttcattacagtttcccggataaagggatgatggaattcatggcTGCTCTGTCTTTCCCTATGATATTGACAAACCAATCAGTAAACACAGCCACAGTTaaaaagatctttgaaatgcttcttggagggagtcttcctgaaaaccttcacaaatatcaaaatatgctgatacatatgatcagcttattccatgtgggtgacggggacgagatgaaggtgtcaggagatgccaagattgaggcactggaactcctagtaaggtcgggagtgaacgacGCAGACTCCttgctaagagtcttgaagaatatcaaatgggATCATACTTcttcaagatggatagcacagaggttcaaTACCAACACCATTATTgaagatcatacaattgatgcgtacattgccaTCTTTAGAGCCGCAGatccccctctcccaaacagagaggaaattGAAATTACACTATACCTTCATGAAACTAATGGGTTAGTTGAACTGCAAAGACAACTTTGCcggcatctcatcaacccatcaAGAATAGAGCTATGGGAACATTTATTCggagattcagagccgaccgtagaagagagagagtcaatcaagaatctactcacaaatgagtaagttattatttCACAGTTATTTTGAATATTGCAAGATACcataataatcaaatatctttgTGACAATACACTGGTGCatgatcatacatacaaacatatacatatattatatatatatatatagagagagagagagagagagagagagagagagagagagagagagagagagagagagagagaacccataaTCTTTGGATTAACAATCAACTTTAGtctttaaacaatatattttatattgtcagtatcatcattatcatcattgtcacaattagactcaaaataagtcggctaaacatgaAAAAAGTAccgattttaatttctcatttttcgttaatattaatttccatgttttacgaaattattcttttttaattttcctttttgtcaTCAtcctctatatcatcatcatcgtcaacttgataataaaattcccaatcaaatccaataactatttctttcttttcttttcttctctttggaacagttgtatgGTATACcaaggcatctgggacccaacgttccaaattCCTCCAAATATTAGGAGCCTTTATGTCAGGCCTCTAGACCAACCCAgtctcgacgccttctgtcgatctttggaaaagacaaaagagaTTGGATATTTCGGTAagaattttctctgtttttttttcctctgagtgacattataatacctcgcctcctttccctcatcctgtCATTCATTGTGAATATCgttgtcattattatcaataacatcattatcatcaacattattactctatagatgtagaacattatattcagaggtctcagtcaagttttatttttacaaaaagggaaatattgttttcatctgatttttagttgatataaaagctttcaatgttaagttttaatttatttctttccatatattaaaaggaaatgtctcatttctatggCGTTGATTTCACTAATAATGAGAGAAATGAATCATAgtgatcatgattgtaatgaataggaaactaaggcggctcctcctgactccgcctcctccctgcgctgattggttctctacaaggatgtgggcggagttacCAGAACGGGAGAACTAATCAGAAAAGGGGATTTGAAAACGTTTCTTTCGACCAATGATATTGTGACAGTCAAATaaagctgagttgttattggctgaggtGATTTGGACAGtgaataatgtgagggtttcatgaggagactgatgacatACCTTATGCGAGCCGCTGCAATGctcgcatgtacacacacacacacacgtattgaCTCCAACgcgcacacgcaaacgcacacacacagaaacacacacacacgcaaacgcacacactaCCGCAACCTCAATGAGGCACTGGCAAACATTGCTCTACTGTttttagttcttttgcctctaaattcgttgctgcagttattattattattattcccatttgaccttttcctttagaatcttaagaaagaaacacatagaaaatgttcagttttgatAATCCTTtttctcaacgttcttcttcttcttcttcttcttcttcttcttcttcttcttcttctacttcttccttcTCTTTCAGGTATTcacttcagtgtcaacgacgtcagcagcgtcagtcgccccatccctttcttggagaaggatccaGGTGTCTATGTCTCTGTCagggacgtcaaggaagaagacatcgaaaaggttggggacatccttcggacattgcaaccacaggatgcaaggaggtgaggagacattattccttaagagagagaaagagagagagagagagagagtactattatcattattattattattattattattattattattattatatatatatatatatatatatatatatatatatatatatatatatatatatatatatatatatatatatatatatatatatatatatatatatatatatatatatatatatatatatatatatatatatacatgtgtgtatatctattttggactggacataggcctattttcttaGAGAATTAAGTAAActcaataatgataaatataataaaaaagatattattaattatagaaatggaaaagatttttatttatttctacactTTTTCCATTGTTATTGAAGTATTTACTTTTATTCACAATTTACATAAAATTTTGGGTCATGAATAATAACTATATACAAACAATTTCAATACTGTGTGTGTTCAATtgcgagtgtgtgtgcgtgtgtgcgtgtgcgtgtatatgtctGAATGCACTTGtccatcttaacaaaacaagataacaataaaagcataaaatggGTAAGAAATGTGGGTGACatgatttcctttctttttcttttcatttcctttcatttcatcccattttcttcctttctttcttcttcccaATAGATCGTTTGGGTCAATCAagtttcctctgtgttccctggggaggacgaggagccctgaggtcatcctcagactcctcgcctccttaaAGGGAGTCAGGGTGAAATACTACATCGAGTTCCCAAAAgatgaacgaccagatgacgaagccttacgcagagagatggatcttaaggcaaaggaatccaccggatgtagagAAGGTATCCATTGGTAagtttgtttcttctttttatacttcttcttcgTGTTCTTCATGGGTgttgtatgatctctctctctctctctctctctctctctctctctctctctctctctctctctctctctctctctctctctctctcttccaccaacGTTTCAAACATTTCAGCAGGTGATGAGCCAGGATAAGTaaactgtattcactataggcctagtttcaaaattgatatttctttaagATTAAAGTTTTGCTTTTTAATTATTAGTTATGATtcttaagaagatatatatatatatatatatatatatatatatatatatatatatatatatatatatatatatatatatatacacatatatatatatatatatatatatatacagagagagagagagagagagagaaagagagaaagagagagagagttgatatgtaTAGCAATTTCCATCTCATTATTATCTCCTGTTATCTCTAATTATTTTGTTCGTTATCATTTGATCAGAAACTTCAATCATATGTGTTTGCATCTTAGTATTTCatgttcccttcaattatctcctcatTGCCTTCAACTCTCATCACATTCATCTTCTGCCTttcccttattatcattattacatcttTCTACAATGAATAGAATAATCTTCGCTCATGTTTACTTCATTAACTTTGGGGTTTATTCATTGCATTTATTCAAAGTGTATTTCGTAATGGTGTGGTCttcttccttcattattattattattattattattattattattattattattattattattattattattttgtttatttctttattcgacagggtatgaagaataaaaatagaagaaatggagaACAAAAAGGAACAAAAAGAAGTTCTTCAAGCAAGTGTCACAGCTTCCAAAATCTAATTCATATCCTTGattaatgttttttcttaatgGTTAGAATATATAGATCACTTCCAGATTATAAAggtcattgtaatatatatatatatatatatatatatatatatatatatatatatatatatatatatatatatatatatatatatatacatacatataccaaaggcacttcccccaatttttggggggtagccgacaacaacaagaaacaaaacaaaaaaggggacctctactctctacgttcctccagcctaaccagggactcagccgagttcagctggtactgctagggtgccacagcccaacctcccacatttccaccacagatgaagcttcatactaccgagttccctactgctgctacttccgcggtcatctaaggcaccggaggaagcagcagggcctaccggaactgcgtcacaatcgctcgccattcattcctatttctagcacgctctcttgcctctctcacatctatcctcctatcacccagagctttcttcacaccatccaaccacccaaaccttggccttcctcttgtacttctcccatcaactcttgcattcatcaccttctttagcagacagccattttccattctctcaacatggccaaaccacctcaacacattcatatccactctagccgctaactcatttcttacacccgttctcaccctcaccacttcgttcctaaccctatctactcgagatacaccagccatactcctcagacacttcatctcaaacacattcaatttctgtctctccatcactttcattccccacaactccgatccatacatcacagttggtacaatcactttctcatatagaactctctttacattcatgcccaaccctctattttttactactcccttaactgcccccaacactttgcaaccttcattcactctctgacgtacatctgcttccactccaccatttgctgcaacaacagatcccaagtacttaaactgatccacctcctcaagtaactctccattcaacatgacattcaaccttgcaccaccttcccttctcgtacatctcataaccttactcttacccacattaactctcaacttccttctctcacacacccttccaaattctgtcactagtcggtcaagcttctcttctgtgtctgctaccagtacagtatcatccgcaaacaacaactgatttacctcccattcatggtcattctcacctaccagttttaatcctcgtccaagcactcgagcattcacctctctcaccactccatcaacatacaagttaaacaaccacggcgacatcacacatccctgtctcagccccactctcaccggaaaccaatcgctcacttcatttcctattctaacacatgctttactacctttgtagaaacttttcactgcttgcaacaaccttccaccaactccatataacctcatcacattccacattgcttccctatcaactctatcatatgctttctccagatccataaacgcaacatacacctcctcaccttttgctaaatatttctcgcatatctgcctaactgtaaaaatctgattcatacaacccctacctcttctaaaaccaccctgtacttccaagattgcattctctgttttatccttaatcctattaatcagtactctaccatacacttttccaactacactcaacaaactaatacctcttgaattacaacactcatgcacatctcccttacccttctatagtggtacaatacatgcacagacccaatctactggtaccattgacaacacaaaacacacattaaacaatctcaccaaccattcaagtacagtcacacccccttccttcaacatctcagctttcacaccatccataccagatgcttttcctactctcgtttcatctagtgctctcctcacttcctctatcgtaatctctctctcattctcatctcccatcactggcacctcaacacctggaacagcaattatagctgcctccctatcatcctcaacattcagcaaactttcaaaatattccgcccaccttttccttgcctcctctccttttaacaaccttccatttccatctttcactgtctcttcaattcttgcgccggccttccttactctcttcacttctttccaaaacttcttcttattctcttcatatgaatgacccagtccctgaccccacctcaggtcagctgccctctttgcctcacgtaccttgcgctttacttccacctatatatatatatatatatatatatatatatatatatatatatatatatatatatatatatatatatatatatatatatatatatatatatatatatatatatatatatatgaatataaatataaatattgatataaatataaatatataaatgtatcaatTTTCAGGgaatttttaatatttcttcatGACAACCATTTGTTCTTGGGAACTGTATTTAATTGTCAacttttattgttatgtttataatgattagattataaaattcactttcTGCATATAAAGTTCAGTTCTGTAAATGAATttcataaatctatctatctatctatctatctatctatatatatatatatatatatatatatatatatatatatatatatatatatatatatatatatatatatatgtgtgtgtgtgtgtgtgtgtgtgtgtgtgtgtttaatcatgtctcagacatctacttgacaataacaaatgttagggaaagttgaacatcttttcataaaaacctatttttaggaaacttttaatattatggttattgttatatTCAATCTGTTGTTTGTTCTATTCACTATTTTCAGAAATTTGCTTTTGTTTAATCATTtcaatgcaactttttttttttttttttttttaagtgacaaAGTAGTACTTGacttatatcatgtcatattcttagcaaaatgctgcaagacttgaatgtactaagaATCACTAaaaaattgtctaacatctattcatggCAATCAAGGCTTGCTGAtgatagtagaggcgatggtaggtaataagtaacagtggaaatcatcataaataaatctctgaatgaaacaaatgttgtttttatcacctttaacgttttatttttcaatagttGCCTACATTGATAACGTCTGTAAAGCACCAGCTCTtcagcaagaagtctctctctctctctctctctctctctctctctctctctctctctctctctctggaggtgaaTGAAGACAACAATCCTACCCAAGTCCCTCAAAGGACTCATATCAGGCAACAAAAAAGCAATGAGAAAAAAggaccttaaaacttttcaaacaggtgagttctttgtgaaacctcttgttctgtatttgattagtttgaacatgaaagtaaacttatcagaaagtaTAACTTTTTCTTTGGATGTACATATTAAAATGGACCAGTTTTGCTTTTAAGGATTCATATTATTATAGTAAATCCATTTAGTTTTGCAATTAAGGATCAAAGTAAAGGATTATCTATCACACTAagctttttattgcaaagattcgATCTTTTGTAAAAAGCTTGACctttgtaatggcctcatatattgatgctatttcctattgcagatcagatgaactgataCAACAGAAGactggctgactgactgactgttTCGCAAGGATGTAGTTCCTCGTCATCTGCTGGACCTcagagaagctgacatgttaggccagcgtccgtcagCCCCATGGAATgtaattcttatcagaaaatggAGGAAGGCAGAACTGAAACTGACATtggagaagagaataataagatgaggtaGGATTTTCAGGGTTATAATTTTGAGTAAAAGTTCTTAAAGCATtgtatgaaatgggtatgataaggagttacttcttttaatcaattgaatgaaaatgtaatatTTGTAGTTTCTGCTCTTAATGAAAGAAATGGGAAGAGTAATACTTGGAATTACTCTTTTAATAAACTGaatgagaaaagtaacattaatatTCAGTCCTTTTATTCATGTTGAATATAagtttccaaaaaaatatatacgattagacttattttagaatattttcatgttttttttattttacacaatgAAATATAAGTTTTGACTCTGtaaaatttttagataataattgtaaaggtacctacttataatggttttaagacattgcatttatttcaccaattcatcattgacCATTAAGTCAGAGGTATTTGATAATTCTGTTTTtccaaaataactatttttgtatgtttattgtagGTTTGCAGGGAAATGATTAAGTGACGAGCTTCTCTTCCGGAATTCCTCCCACTAATATTTCTTGCATCAGCACTATAGAGAAAGGTCATTAGGACATCTCCCTGCTCTCAGCGAGTCTTTCCTTGCAAATTCCTTAGTTACTCCTTGCCTAGAGGATCAGATGCCAGGATCAAAAAGGGAAGCTCCAAACCATGGCTGGTGGAACGAGTTCCCCAGCATACTCTTTCTATAGCACCTCTCCTCACCTCAGGTTTTTATTTTGAGGGTTGGGCACGCTGAGTCCAGCCAACACCTGGACGGAAGTAAATAGTGTCTCTAAACGAAATTGCAGACAATTTCTGAATTGAGGAACCAGAATGTGACATCAGGGAGCAGCATCAAGACAGGTCTTCAATGCTTATCTCGGATTGAGGGCGGTAATTACTTAATCATTCCTTAACTTAGACCTTCTCTGGAgtcctcttcttcctcttattcGTATAGATCCCTTTtctacaactcctttattttattaattttttatcag comes from Palaemon carinicauda isolate YSFRI2023 chromosome 3, ASM3689809v2, whole genome shotgun sequence and encodes:
- the LOC137638286 gene encoding uncharacterized protein, yielding MILCWVNPRWDRGSNFKDYLESQGVNINEVKRNLSKDQWDKFMNPSSHNTWDIPMIYALLRFSRCLAGRNNEKWHKQNGSDPERSLTVLKNKWNETAQKPRIDRGWCSVIINELYELTIKIQGSLKLVVLGYVVNPEDKEEIEREMDRDFDTTRQMIHEIGKGGIGAEVFDDYQSEIDLAKKMRLLEEEGFPCLKKILEKLKSINPLNLITGTSSNPNIPVEKIYTEMKLEEESGPSSVLIEEILNHVLHDDPSQLLLIKGMAGMGKTTLVKKINSDWLSKKDDIEGLKDYGILLYVDCRDSTESFKDLLVAYFGDVHRRFRDNEIIDVCLAYKCLLIINGYGKLNDKSSKLFQDVLTLKKSSNLSVIVTTRPEFEERFNNQVKSDYTTVSTISIEGIPKAKREEFVCKYYAVLRSGNSPLQSLEELLQYLRKTMHTMREVWALPLNLALVTILWMIKPEVISNNTTEAELYWQFHLLSLSKLKERLAKYPKTAFLQPTLKIRTMKFIEKLCCESFKALQNDEINIPESTINNLSAFCHSLGLPAEELIGAFLKKVTTSQGSFHYSFPDKGMMEFMAALSFPMILTNQSVNTATVKKIFEMLLGGSLPENLHKYQNMLIHMISLFHVGDGDEMKVSGDAKIEALELLVRSGVNDADSLLRVLKNIKWDHTSSRWIAQRFNTNTIIEDHTIDAYIAIFRAADPPLPNREEIEITLYLHETNGLVELQRQLCRHLINPSRIELWEHLFGDSEPTVEERESIKNLLTNDCMVYQGIWDPTFQIPPNIRSLYVRPLDQPSLDAFCRSLEKTKEIGYFGIHFSVNDVSSVSRPIPFLEKDPGVYVSVRDVKEEDIEKVGDILRTLQPQDARRSFGSIKFPLCSLGRTRSPEVILRLLASLKGVRVKYYIEFPKDERPDDEALRREMDLKAKESTGCREGIHWV